The Leadbetterella byssophila DSM 17132 DNA window TCACCTATTTCTACATCAGAATGAATAGTAGTGAAAGGTTCAATTACTACATTCTTTGCAATCTTTGCATTCGCATGAACAAACGCCAATGGCTGATTCATATGGTAAACTTTTTCATTTCTTGACTAAACGTGCGGTCATGGCTACAGAGCACACCAAATTCTTTCCTACCCATGCTTCTCCTGTCATCTTGGCTACGCCCATACGAATAGGCGAAGAAAGGGTACAACGTATTACTAACGTATCTCCAGGAACTACATTCTTGTAGAACCTGCAATTTTCTATTCCGACCAAATAAGGCCAGTAGCTTTCCGGCTCACCTGTGGTAGTTAAAACTAACACACCACCCGTCTGAGCTATAGCTTCCACTTGTAGAACACCCGGCATCACCGGATTTTCAGGAAAATGCCCCGTAAACTGAGGTTCGTTCATGGTCACATTTTTCACCCCCACAACAGTAGTTCCATCCAAAGATACGATTTTGTCTACTAATTGAAACGGATATCTATGTGGTAATAAGCGAGCTATGTCTTGAACCGTAAACACCGGTGCTACATTTGGGTCAAAATTTGGTGCAGAATTCTCACTGGCATCAATCTGCTTTTTAATCAATTTTGCCAACTCTACATTCGAATGATGACCAGGTCTAGCCGCTAAAATATGAGCTTTTAAAGGCCTCCCCACTAAAGCTAAATCTCCCATCATGTCCAGCAACTTATGCCTTGCCGGTTCATTAGGAAACTTCAAAGTCTCAGCATTCAGTATACCAGCTTTCGTCTGTGCAGGCTCTAAAGGACGACCTAATACCTCAGAAAGATTTGTAATGGTGTCAGCAGATAAATCCTCCTCTGCAATCACTATCGCATTATCTAGATCTCCCCCTTTGATCAAACCATTTTTATAAAGCATTTCAATATCGTGCACAAACACAAATGTGCGACAACGACTGATCTGCTCTTTATATAATTTTAATTCGTGCAACTGCGCATGCTGACTGTGAACTACCTTAGAATTAAAGTCCACCATAACAGTGAGGCGATAATCATTCAATGGTAAGGCCGCCAGTTCAATGTTTTTATCTAAATTCTTATAATGAATTGCTTCTGAAACCTCGTAGAAATTACGAATGGCATTCTGTTCCGCAGGAACTGCTTCCAAAATAGCATCCACAAATGGAGCCGAACTTCCATCTAAAATGGGAATCTCCGGACCTTCTACTTCAATAAGAATATTGTCAATTTCACACCCTACTAAAGCAGAAAGAACATGTTCAACCGTTCCAACTCTTCCTCCGTCTTTTTCCAAAACCGTACTTCTACTGGTATCTACTACGTAATCCACCAGAGCCGGAATAAGTGGCTTGTTCTCTAAATCCACTCTTTGGAACACGATTCCCGCATTTATGGCAGCAGGCTTAAGTGTGATTTTTGTAAACTCACCCGTGTGTAAACCCTTACCCGATAAAGTTACAGACTGGGTTATGGTATGTTGTTTTTGATTCATGCTGTGCATTATTTCATTTTGCTTAGGTTAATCATCAACCTAAGGTATTGTTTCAATGGCAATAAAGGATGGCCGGAATATGCTCCTGGTTCTTCAATACTCTTGGCTACTCCACTCTTCGCACCTATTTTAGTGCCATCTGCTATCTTAATATGACCTACGAATCCTACCTGACCCGCAATCATACAGTTCCTTCCTATTTTAGTGGACCCCGAAACCCCGGTCTGAGAAGCGATTACGGTATTTTCACCAATCTCTACGTTATGACCAATCTGCACCAAATTGTCCAACTTTACACCTTTTCCTATCCTGGTGGAACCCATAGTAGCGCGGTCAATGGTAGTGTTAGCCCCAATGCTCACATTATCACCCAAAACTACATTTCCTAACTGAGGAATATCCTGAAAAACCCCATTCTCATCTGGGGCAAATCCAAATCCTTCAGAACCTATTACCACCCCGGGATGTAGAACACAATTTTCACCTATTACACAGTCATCCATAACTTTGGCTCCAGGATGAATAATAGTGCCGGCACCAATCTTAACTCTTAGTCCAATATATGCACCTGCACCTATATTCACTTCAGAACCAATAACCGAGTGATCCCCGATATATGCTAAGGCATCTACGAATACTTCTTCCCCTAATTCAGCAGAATCCGAAATGATAGATTTAGGATGTATACCTACTTTCTTTACCTTCAGCATTTGCTGATAAGCAGCCATAAGCTTACTCACAGACAAATAAGGATCCTTAACACGTATAAGACTGGATTTTATAGCGCTTTTAGGAATAAACTCCTTCGATACGATCACGGCACTGGACTCCGTAGTATATATGTAAGGTTCGTATTTTATATTAGCCAAAAAAGAAATACTTCCTGGCTTCCCCTCCTCAATCTTGGCAAAATTATCGATCAAAACTTCACCATCACCTTCTACTTCACCTTCGAGAATTTTAGCAATCTGCTCAACAGAAAACTTCATTTAATATTAGTATAAGTTGTTTTCAGCGCGGTCCGAAATCTCCCGTAAATATACATCATTGGCATAACATAAGTAATTTTTTTCCACAATATTGCTCAAAGCGCGGATGGTCGGTAATTCTGAAGCCTCGGAGATTTCCATAGTATTACCGTCCTTCCAGAGGATTTTTATGCTTGAATGATGAAGATCATAACCGCTACTCTTGATCTTGCCCTCACGGTAGAAATACGTTTGATGTTCCTTTGATATCCCGGCCTTATTCAGCTTTTGAATTAGACCCTCTTTGTAGTCCCCCAAATCGTAATTCTTGTCAAATTTAATCTTGAAGAGATTCCTATCTAGTAAACTTTTACTCAAAACGGACAAAATCTGGTCTGAATGGTCAGCCCAAATCTTTAATGCAAACCAGATGTCATTATCATCTAGCTTTACAAAATCCTCCAGTATAGTAGGATCTTCTTGAATAGTATCCAATGTTATCTCATTTCCTAAAAAACGAAGCAATGACGCCCCCATAGGCACACTCTCCGTCTTTAGAAGATCTTTGACTCTTTGAAAAACTTTCAGTAGAACTGTCTCTGCACAAATAGCAGTCTTGTGCAAATACACTTGCCAATACATATGTTGACGGGCCACGAGAAAGTTTTCCACACTCATCAGCCCTTTTTCTTCTACGACTAACTCATCATTGGCTACATGAAGCATCTTTATGATGCGTTCTGCCCCAATCTTTCCTTCCGCCACAGCAGTAAAGAAGCTGTCGCGATTCAGGTAATCCATACGGTCCATATCCAACTGGCCCGAAACCAGTTGGTGAAAAAACTTCCGGGGATATGATCCGTTAAACATGGCTATTGCCGTGTCTAGTCTTCCTTCAAAGGTTACGTTTAACCGAGCAATCAATAATTCTGAAATGCACTCATGGGAAACATTATGAAATAGAGAATGCTCCAGTACATGGGAAAAAGGCCCATGGCCTATGTCATGGAGAAGAATGGCCAAAAGAGCTCCTTCCTTCTCCTGATCACTCATCTTGACTCCCTTCGCTTCTAAGGATAATAAAGCTTCATGCATCAAATGCATGGCACCCAAGGCATGCTGGAATCTACTGTGCACCGCCCCAGGGTAAACCAGCTCAGCTAGGCCCAACTGCTTTATTCTTCTTAACCTTTGAAAATAGGGATGTTCAACTACCCTAAATATGAAATCTCCAGGTATGGTAATAAAACCATACACCGGATCATTAAATATCTTTCTCTGTTCAGTATTCGATCTTATATGCCCATGCATATTGGCAAGGATTTGTTTTTGGAGTTAAGTGTGGTGCTATCACGCGCAATTTCCCTCCTTTGTACTCAAATTTAACCGGACTATCAACACCTAACATGCTTACTTTCTTAGGTTTCTTCGCCCAACTGGTCTCTATTACATCTCTCCAATCTGTCGCTATTAGATAATGATCAGATCCTTTTTCTGTAAAAAAGACATTATCCACTTTTGGAGCATCTGCTAATGCCCTGGTCCCATAGATGGCTTCTCCATTTACTTTTAACCAAGCACCTATCTCTGCTAAACGCTGCTGCATGATCACCGGAATTCCTCCATCCGCTCGAGGTCCTATGTTTAATAAGAGGTTTCCTCCTTTTGAGACTATCTCTACTAACATGTGAACTAACTTTTCAGCAGAGCTATACAT harbors:
- a CDS encoding bifunctional UDP-3-O-[3-hydroxymyristoyl] N-acetylglucosamine deacetylase/3-hydroxyacyl-ACP dehydratase encodes the protein MNQKQHTITQSVTLSGKGLHTGEFTKITLKPAAINAGIVFQRVDLENKPLIPALVDYVVDTSRSTVLEKDGGRVGTVEHVLSALVGCEIDNILIEVEGPEIPILDGSSAPFVDAILEAVPAEQNAIRNFYEVSEAIHYKNLDKNIELAALPLNDYRLTVMVDFNSKVVHSQHAQLHELKLYKEQISRCRTFVFVHDIEMLYKNGLIKGGDLDNAIVIAEEDLSADTITNLSEVLGRPLEPAQTKAGILNAETLKFPNEPARHKLLDMMGDLALVGRPLKAHILAARPGHHSNVELAKLIKKQIDASENSAPNFDPNVAPVFTVQDIARLLPHRYPFQLVDKIVSLDGTTVVGVKNVTMNEPQFTGHFPENPVMPGVLQVEAIAQTGGVLVLTTTGEPESYWPYLVGIENCRFYKNVVPGDTLVIRCTLSSPIRMGVAKMTGEAWVGKNLVCSVAMTARLVKK
- the lpxD gene encoding UDP-3-O-(3-hydroxymyristoyl)glucosamine N-acyltransferase; this translates as MKFSVEQIAKILEGEVEGDGEVLIDNFAKIEEGKPGSISFLANIKYEPYIYTTESSAVIVSKEFIPKSAIKSSLIRVKDPYLSVSKLMAAYQQMLKVKKVGIHPKSIISDSAELGEEVFVDALAYIGDHSVIGSEVNIGAGAYIGLRVKIGAGTIIHPGAKVMDDCVIGENCVLHPGVVIGSEGFGFAPDENGVFQDIPQLGNVVLGDNVSIGANTTIDRATMGSTRIGKGVKLDNLVQIGHNVEIGENTVIASQTGVSGSTKIGRNCMIAGQVGFVGHIKIADGTKIGAKSGVAKSIEEPGAYSGHPLLPLKQYLRLMINLSKMK
- a CDS encoding HD domain-containing protein codes for the protein MHGHIRSNTEQRKIFNDPVYGFITIPGDFIFRVVEHPYFQRLRRIKQLGLAELVYPGAVHSRFQHALGAMHLMHEALLSLEAKGVKMSDQEKEGALLAILLHDIGHGPFSHVLEHSLFHNVSHECISELLIARLNVTFEGRLDTAIAMFNGSYPRKFFHQLVSGQLDMDRMDYLNRDSFFTAVAEGKIGAERIIKMLHVANDELVVEEKGLMSVENFLVARQHMYWQVYLHKTAICAETVLLKVFQRVKDLLKTESVPMGASLLRFLGNEITLDTIQEDPTILEDFVKLDDNDIWFALKIWADHSDQILSVLSKSLLDRNLFKIKFDKNYDLGDYKEGLIQKLNKAGISKEHQTYFYREGKIKSSGYDLHHSSIKILWKDGNTMEISEASELPTIRALSNIVEKNYLCYANDVYLREISDRAENNLY